GCCAGGGCAGAGGTGGCTTCCTCCTGGGCAGGCCTGCGTCCGGGTTCGCCCGATGGTTTGCCCGTGATCGGCCCTTTACCCCGATGGGAGGGGCTGTGGGTGGCCACCGGGCACTTCCGCAATGGCGTCCTCTTGGCCCCCATCACCGGCCAGGCCCTGGCCCGCTGGCTGGTGCGCGGAGAGGCTGCGGGCCTGGAGCCCTTCTCTCCCGCCCGCTTCTTCACCTCCTGAAGTGGAAGGCCAGCCGAAGGGTGGCCTCCCGGGGGTCAGGGGCGGACACGACTGCTCCGATGACGGCTACCATGTCCGCCCCCGCTTCAAGGACCAACCTCACGTTGCTCTCATCGATGCCGCCGATGGCACATACAGGCACCCTCACCGCCCCCTTCACCGCTCGCAGCGTGTCCAAGGTGGCGGGCCGGGTATCGACCTTGGACGCCGTGGGAAAGAGACGCCCCACCGATACGTAGTCAGCTCCCTCCTGCTGCGCCCGCAAGGCCTCCGCCACGTTGTTGGTGGAGCACCCTACGATGAAATCCCTAGGGGCCAGACGGCGAACCACCGCCACTGGCAAATCGTGCTGGCCCAGGTGGACTCCCTGTGCCCCGCAGGCGAGGGCCAGGTCCAGATGATCGTTGACGATGAAGGGGACGCCTGCCTCCCGACATAGGCGGGATATAGCCTCGGCCACCGGCAACTGCAGACCCTTGGGGCGGGTCTTGTCGCGCCACTGGAGGATGCTCGCCCCCCCTTTCAGGACGGCCTGCGCCAACGCCACCTCGTCCCGGCCACCGGCCACCTGGTGGTCGATGATGACGTACAGCCCCCGCAACCTATGGTCCCAGATGGTGGACATACCCGACGCTAAAATAGCAGGCAGGGGAGGGACGGTGAAGGCCTTCCTGAGACGCTATTGGCTCGCCGTGGCCATCTGCCTGGTGTTCGTGTCCATAGCATCCTTCCTATGGGCTTGGGGGCCTTCGCGCCTGGCCGTCCGCACCCTGATGCTTTACCCCCATATCCTGGCGGAGCTTCCCGCCCCCCTCGCCCGCCTGCAGGGCCCCCAGCCCCAGGTGGAGACGTTGGTCTTCGCCGCCCCCAACGGCCTCACCGTGGAGGCAGACGTCTACCGGCCGCCAGGAAGTGGCCCTCACGGTGCCCTGCTGGTGGTCATGGGGGCAGCGCCTGAGGCCCGTCATCACCCCCAGGCGGTGCGCCTGGCCCAAGCCGTGGCCCGTATGGGCCGCGTGGTGATGCTGCCAGTCCTCCCCTACCTCTCCCATGATGTCCTGCACCCCGACGATAAAGAGGCGGTGGTGGCCTCCTTCCTTTATTTGCGGGCTTTGCCTTATGTCGAGTCCAATCGGATAGGCATCTTGGGGTTTTCCATAGGTCAGGGCATCGCCTTTGCCGCCGCCGCCGACCCGAGAATAAGCCAGCTGGTCCACAGCGTGGGGTCCTTCGGCGGTTATTACGATGTGCGTGAGCTCATCGCTGCCGTGGCCACCGGGGCCATGCCCACCGCCCAAGGATGGCAGAGGTGGCAGCCCGCCCCTAGGGCCCGCCAGGTGCTGCAGCGCAGCCTCCTGTACTATGTTCCCGACGCCAGGGAGCGCGAGAGATTGGCTATAGCCCTGGAAGTGGGCCGCCTTCCCCTTGGCGAGGTCTCGCTGACGGCAAGCCTTATTTACCAGGTCCTGAACGCCCAGGACCCCTTGCTGGCCCTACAGGCCCTCTCTCAGGCCCCGCCGGAGCTGGCGCGGGTGCTGGACATCCTCTCCCCCCGTACCCATCTACAGAATGTGAGGGCACCCGTCTTCATCGTGGCCGACCGGCACGACCCATTCGTCCCTTATACACAGTCCAGAGCGCTACGGGACGAGCTGCGGGCGATGGATCGCCACGCCATCTACTCTGAGCTGACCATCTTCCGGCACGTGACTCCAGCCCTGCAGGCCAACCCGTTGGCTTTCCTGGCCGATATTATGCGCCTGTGGGGTCAAGGGTTCGGGTTCCTGGCCCGTCTGCGCTAGGCCGCCTCCTGCTGCCGCCGCAACCTCTCGCGCACTCTCTCCAGGGCAGGGGCCGTCCGTTCCCGGATGCGCTGTCGCATCTCTGCCCCGGCGCTGGGCGCCACCATGAGGCCCAAGGCCAGTCCTACCACCAGCCCCATCAAGAAGCCGACCAACAAGCCGCGCATCGCTCTCCACCCCCCGCTCGAACATCTAACACCATTCTACCGCCAAAAAGATGTCGCCCCCCATCTTGTGCTTGTGCAGTGTGGCATCCCAGCGCCACCGCCCACCATGCGCACCACCTCTAGGACGTCCCCCTCCTGAAGGGTGACCTGGGCCCACAGGTGACGAGGGACCACTTCCCCGTTGCGGGCCACGGCCACATGTCGGGCATCGGCCGGCAGCTCCGCCACGTATTCGGCGATGGTCATGGGGCGCGGGAGCTCTATCTGCTCGCCATTGATGATGACCTTCATGCCCTTAGCCCTGCCCAGCTCCTTTCCAAGGCCTCCCGCAGGCGCCGGGCCGCCGCTATCATGTCCCCGCTACCCAATATAGCAGATATGACAGCTATACCTGCCGCCCCTGCCCTCACCACCTCCGTCACCCGCCCTTCGTCGATGCCACCGATGGCCAGCACAGGTATCTTTAAGGCACTGGCCACGTCCCGCACAAGTTGAGGCCCCGCCCCTGCCACCCCGGGATGGGAAGGAGTGGGATATATAGGCCCTACCACTACGTAGTCCGCCCCCTCCTCTTGTGCTCGCAGGGCCTCTTTCAAGCCATGGACGGACCGGCCCACCAGCATCCTCTCCCCCACCAGACGGCGGGCAGCGGCCACTGGCAGGCCCGCCTCGGGGAGGTGGACGCCTTGAGCATGGCAGGCCAGGGCCACATCCACCCGGTCGTTGATGACCAACAGGGCTTCGTCTGCCATGGCCCGGCGCAGCTCCAGCGCCAAAGCCAGCAGCTGGCCAGCCGGGAGGTCTCTCTCTCGGAGCTGCACCACCCCTACCCCACCTGCTGTCGCCTGGGCCACCGCCTGGGGCAACGGCAGAGAGGACAGGTGGCGGTCGGTCACCAACATGAGGCAGGGAAGGGGCAAAGATGATGCTCTCACCCCTTCACCCCCCTCGCTCACGACATGAGGGTGAACGAAGGAACCTCATCATCGGAGTGCCAAGGCCAGGGAGGGAGGTCAACACCTCAAGAGGCTGGCCTGGGCACCCCCTCCATGGGGCTGGAGGCCTCCGCCAGGGCCTTCTTGGGGATGCGGCCCGCCAAGAAGGCCTTGCGTCCCGCCTCCACCCCCAGACGAAAGGCCTCCGCCATGAGGACCGGGTCCTTGGCCTGGGCGATGGCCGTGTTCACCAGTACAGCATCGGCCCCCACCTCCAGGGCCAAGGACGCGTCGGATGGGGCCCCAAGGCCAGCATCCACCACCACTGGCACTTTGGCATTCTCGACGATGATCTGGATCTCCTCCAGGGTAAAGATGCCCCGCCCAGAGCCTATGGGCGAGCCCAGGGGCATGACGGTGGCACACCCCACCTCCTCCAGCTGCTTGGCCAGCACCGGGTCGGCGTGGATGTAGGGCAGCACCACGAACCCCTCCGCTACTAGCTGCTCCGCCGCCCGCAGTGTCCCGATGGGGTCGGGCAGGAGGTAGCGGGGGTCGGGCACCACCTCCAGCTTGATCCAGTTGGTGCCCGTCAACTCCCGCGCCAAGCGAGCGATAAAGATGGCCTCCTCAGCGGTGCGGCAACCGGCCGTGTTGGGCAAGATCTGATACTTGTTCCAATCGATGTAGTCCATGAGGTTGGGCTCACCTGGCCGATCCAGGGGGAGACGCCTTATAGCCACCGTCACCATCTCCGCCCCTGAGGCCTCGATGGCCTTCACCATCTCCTCCATGGACCGGAACCGCCCCGTGCCCACAATGAGACGGGAGCGGAACTTCTTGCCAGCGATCTCTAGGTAGTCCTCCATCCCCTCATCTCCCTACTCGCTCTCCTCATCTCCCTACTCGCTCTCCACATAGAGACGGGAGCCAGCGCGCCGGAACTCCTCCGCCTTCTCCTTCATGCCCTCCTGAAGGGCCTCCTCCAGGGGGATACCGCGTCGGCGGGCATATTCCTGCACCTCCTGGGTGATCTTCATGGCGCAGAACTTGGGGCCGCACATGGAGCAGAAGTGGGCCACCTTGGCCCCAGGAGCGGGCAGGGTCTCGTCGTGGTAAGCGCGAGCTGTTTCTGGGTCCAGGGAGAGGTTGAACTGGTCCTCCCACCGGAACTCGAAGCGGGCCTTGGAGAGGGCATCGTCCCAGCGTTGGGCCATGGGGTGACCTTTGGCGAGGTCGGCAGCGTGGGCGGCGATGCGATAGGCGATGACCCCCTGCTTGACGTCCTCCTTATTGGGCAGGCCCAGGTGCTCTTTGGGGGTCACATAGCACAGCATGGCCGTGCCATACATGGCGATCATGGCCGCCCCGATGGCCGATGTGATGTGGTCGTAGCCAGGGGCGATATCGGTGACGATGGGCCCCAGAGTGTAGAAGGGGGCCTCATGGCACCACTCCATCTGCAGCTCCACGTTCTCCCTCACCTTGTGCATAGGGACGTGGCCCGGGCCCTCGATCATCACTTGCACATCGTATTCCCAGGCTATCTTGGTCAGCTCCCCCAGGGTGCGGAGCTCCGCCAGCTGGGCCTCGTCGTTAGCATCGGCGATGGAGCCAGGGCGTAGACCATCGCCCAAGGAGAGGGAGACATCATAGGTGCGGGCGATCTCGCAGATCTCGCGGAAGTGGGTGTAGAGGAAGTTCTCCTGGTGATGGGCCAAGCACCAGGCAGCCATGATGGATCCCCCACGGGAGACGATGCCCGTCACCCTCTTAGCCGTTAGAGGAATGTAGCGCAGGAGCACGCCAGCGTGTATCGTCCAGTAGTCCACCCCTTGCTCGGCCTGCTCGATGAGGACGTCCCTGAACACCTCCCAGGAGAGGTCCTCCGGCCTGCCGCCTACCCTCTCTAGCGCCTGGTAGATGGGCACTGTGCCCACGGGCACCGGGG
The Dehalococcoidia bacterium DNA segment above includes these coding regions:
- the thiE gene encoding thiamine phosphate synthase, which codes for MRASSLPLPCLMLVTDRHLSSLPLPQAVAQATAGGVGVVQLRERDLPAGQLLALALELRRAMADEALLVINDRVDVALACHAQGVHLPEAGLPVAAARRLVGERMLVGRSVHGLKEALRAQEEGADYVVVGPIYPTPSHPGVAGAGPQLVRDVASALKIPVLAIGGIDEGRVTEVVRAGAAGIAVISAILGSGDMIAAARRLREALERSWAGLRA
- the thiC gene encoding phosphomethylpyrimidine synthase ThiC gives rise to the protein METIRAPIPPAFPNSRKVYVVGSRPDIRVPFREVLLSPTKTARGEEENPPLRLYDTSGPYSDPDVEKDLARGLPPIRLAWILERGDVEEYEGRSLDPRDDGLRPGEERRFGLPQRRRPLRAKAGRAVTQMHYARRGIVTPEMEFVAIREGVDPEFVRQEVARGRAIIPANINHPELEPMIIGRNFLVKVNANIGNSALASSVAEEVEKMIWAIHWGADTVMDLSTGKYIHTTREWILRNSPVPVGTVPIYQALERVGGRPEDLSWEVFRDVLIEQAEQGVDYWTIHAGVLLRYIPLTAKRVTGIVSRGGSIMAAWCLAHHQENFLYTHFREICEIARTYDVSLSLGDGLRPGSIADANDEAQLAELRTLGELTKIAWEYDVQVMIEGPGHVPMHKVRENVELQMEWCHEAPFYTLGPIVTDIAPGYDHITSAIGAAMIAMYGTAMLCYVTPKEHLGLPNKEDVKQGVIAYRIAAHAADLAKGHPMAQRWDDALSKARFEFRWEDQFNLSLDPETARAYHDETLPAPGAKVAHFCSMCGPKFCAMKITQEVQEYARRRGIPLEEALQEGMKEKAEEFRRAGSRLYVESE
- the thiE gene encoding thiamine phosphate synthase, yielding MSTIWDHRLRGLYVIIDHQVAGGRDEVALAQAVLKGGASILQWRDKTRPKGLQLPVAEAISRLCREAGVPFIVNDHLDLALACGAQGVHLGQHDLPVAVVRRLAPRDFIVGCSTNNVAEALRAQQEGADYVSVGRLFPTASKVDTRPATLDTLRAVKGAVRVPVCAIGGIDESNVRLVLEAGADMVAVIGAVVSAPDPREATLRLAFHFRR
- a CDS encoding YtxH domain-containing protein translates to MRGLLVGFLMGLVVGLALGLMVAPSAGAEMRQRIRERTAPALERVRERLRRQQEAA
- the thiS gene encoding sulfur carrier protein ThiS encodes the protein MKVIINGEQIELPRPMTIAEYVAELPADARHVAVARNGEVVPRHLWAQVTLQEGDVLEVVRMVGGGAGMPHCTSTRWGATSFWR
- a CDS encoding thiazole synthase, translated to MEDYLEIAGKKFRSRLIVGTGRFRSMEEMVKAIEASGAEMVTVAIRRLPLDRPGEPNLMDYIDWNKYQILPNTAGCRTAEEAIFIARLARELTGTNWIKLEVVPDPRYLLPDPIGTLRAAEQLVAEGFVVLPYIHADPVLAKQLEEVGCATVMPLGSPIGSGRGIFTLEEIQIIVENAKVPVVVDAGLGAPSDASLALEVGADAVLVNTAIAQAKDPVLMAEAFRLGVEAGRKAFLAGRIPKKALAEASSPMEGVPRPAS